From the genome of Nicotiana tabacum cultivar K326 chromosome 17, ASM71507v2, whole genome shotgun sequence:
TAAATAGTGAGTACTTTTGATATTTCCAATATTCTGTGACAATTATTATTCACCTGTTTACTTTCAATGGTATtccctactactactactaccgtTAATCCAAAGAGACGGGGGTGTGTGTTCTCCACTATCAACCCAAAACGTTAAGAGAGTTACTGTCTCCTtcccgttcacttttacttgacaattatactaaaaatagatttttatttttatttgtcattttactTTACgtatatcaagagaagacaaaaaTTTTTTCATGTTATACCCataatatttattactcatttcaaatcattttctcaaatccaataaaatatgcatcaattaatataggtatcatggtaaattatgcacttcatttattatttcttaagagaCATGAAAAGTTAAAACgtgtcaagtaaaagtgaacgaagAGAGTAAttacaatttattttaattttatttggcTAACAAGTATTAAATTTAACGGTAAAATAGTCATGTTTCAGGCCCCACATAAGAGAAAATTATTAAACTCCACATGCTCAAGTGGTATACATGGGTCATCAACATTTAACTTGTTGGTCGTGCTTCAACAAAATACTGACAATATTAAAACACTGATCCTCAACTATATATTTCATTTAACTTATAAAAGCAAAACCTTCATATATGGTTTTAATAACATAAAAATTAAGATTGGAGAAGGAGTATCTtcattcttccaacttaaaattatttaatgtttttttttggttaaaagtcTGAAAGTAAAACTAGAAATAAATGTGACTTGGGGGAAATTGTAATCTTGCTCCTCTTGTCCATCCCATTTGTAACCGTATCTGTTAATCCAAATATGCCTTTGAAAGTATTATCCATGTTCCGGCAAATTTCTCTTAACAGTTTTGAGAGAAGGAACGTTATGACTTCAGTCCTGTTTATTCGAGCTCCCTAACGGACGTCAGAATGCCGTTACGGCAGGAAAAAGATCCCCCGTCACATTAGAAGTATGGACCACATGACTAAGCGACCAATAATACACGAACCCAATCGAATCATTCAATGGAATTGGCCTATCATTATCATCATTATCACCATCACCGTCTCTCAACACTTCTTCTCTCCCCCCACACTGAAACAAAGTGCTGCTGCTTCTGCTGCTGCAAAAGAAGATATCCTCATTTCAGATCGTACGATTCTGGTGTCCAAAAATTCTGTAATTCCAGTAGTTTATAGCAAAGAAGAATCCGTGTCCGACGAAGAGAGAATTTAAAAAAGACATAAGCGTTAATTGGGAGAGAAAaaaaattctagattgcatagaATTTGAGTACTCCAATGAAGAGAGAAATTAATACTACTATCAAAATTATTGCGAAAGTAATAGCGGGAAATTAAAGAAGGATCGTAATTGGAGAGATATAATTGAAACATCGATGAGAAGATATAAGAGCAAGTCGAAGGGAATTGGAGAAATGACGGTTGGCCAGGTGGAAGAGGTAGCAGTGAAGATGACAGCATCAGCTGAAGGGGAGGTTTCAGAGGTTGCCGGCCGttcaaagaagaggaagatgtgTGATGGTGATTTAGAGATCTCATCAACTGTAGCTTGTGTTAGAAGTCACTCTGAACATATTTCAGTTGCACAGGAGAGTTTAGTTACTCCGACGAGCGAGCTCAGTTCTCACGCTGCTCTTAGCTCTAACTTTGATGACGCTTTATTAGCATCTTGCTGTGCAAGTTATGAAAGCTCGAAATCCCTAGATCTGGAAGTATGTGCAAAAGTCTTCGAATTTTACTTCCCAGTTTTTATTCTATTGTTTCACTCGTATATATATGATTCAGTCAATTTTAATCGTATCAACTTGCTGCATTTAAAGTGTATTGAATTGTCTTATCGCACTATAAATTCTGTTGAATTAGTGATGTTcatagcttttatttttattgttttttagGGGGTGAAATTGCCGACGGTCTGaatatttgaattttgaaattttgaatttaCAGGAGGAGACAGTGGAGATTGCAACGCCGAAGAGTAAAGAAAGGTAAATATGCGTCTCTTTATATTTTCATGCTTATATATATTTCCTCTCCCCGTCTCTTCACTTCAGCAGCCGCTTAGTTCCTTTCTGCCGTTTCAAATCTCTCTCTCTATGAAGCCTTCAATTCCACCCTTCGTTTACAAAACGTCTCTCTGCAGTAGTGTTAAAGCTGAACTACGCCAAATAGAGTCACCGACGAGACCACACCATGCCAATTCTCGCCGCCGACTAACGGCGGAAAAAATGCCCTCGGAGACTGACCTTGAAGAATTCTTTGCTGCAGCCGAGAAAGATATCCTTAAACGATTTACCAAAAAGtacatttctctctctctctctctctctctctctctctctccctctctctctctttttctgaCATTCGCGTTAACACATTCTAATTATGaagtttgttttttttccttcctATTAATTTCTTCATTGTATAACACATTCTTATAAAATTTGCGTGCTGGCTCAGGTACAACTTTGACTTTGTGAAGGAGAAGCCATTGGAAGGTCACTACGAGTGGGTCCGATCGACTATAAAACCATGAAGATGAATGGAGATTAGCAAGATTAACAACACGATTTTACAAGCTAAGACCACGTACGAGCTTCTCAATCTAATTTCCTGGTAGCGCACTGATTCTAGTATTTCCTAGTATATTTTAAGTATTCGTGCTTCTAAAATaattctctctttttctccttttttcttttatttatggtTTAAGTTTGGATATGTACAGTTAGTTCTCTTCTTTCTTTCCACGTATGGGAGCAAACCGGTCTCCCTTTGTGTTAATTAAAATTAGTTGCATCTAGAAGTTGTGCACGCTGAAGCTGAACTCAAAATTTACAACTGATAAATGAGAAGAAAGGCTCTTTTTtattaaatcatcacaaaatacCTAATGTATTCACTCTCACAATATAATTGGGTGAATTTTGTATTTGAGCAATGCAATTGTGCTCTTCGGTAAATAGGCCGTTGTAGACATTGGTTCGCCAATAAGACACTGAAATATTTCGTCTATGATTTTTGGTGATTCTGTTCGAATGTACATTCTCTGGTAGTGAGAATACATGGGACTAATTACTGACGTCCAAAGAGGAGCACTAGAATATTCGCTGGAGGCACTGATATCTTACAGTACAGAAAACGCAGCAGTAGGCCTTGCCGTGTAAGTTACGGACACGTGTTTAATGGAAAGGTTATCCTATCCCATGTGGGCTTTGACTATTCTGGACCCTCTCCATGCAGAACGAAGTACACTGCGCACTTGGCCAAATTATTACTACTTCCatctctattttttcttttggtaATTTGGGTTTCATTGGTGAAGGCATTATGCACGAAAACTAACTCGCATGTGCTCTTTCTAGCCCCCGGAAAAAGACACATGAAGTATAGCACATTAACCTTTAAAATGAGCATGGAGTAAAGTTGTTGAAGAAGAGGTCCAGTATTCTACACTCTTTTGGCCTGGTGATTGAGGAATAGTACACTGGTTATATAGTATTTCCTCGGGTTAAATAATGGAATTAATAGATCGATTGATTTTAATTGCACAAGTTAGAATTCAGAATTACCAAACTAGTAAAATGCTTGCAGTTCATGAATGCTCATTTCTCATAGTACCAAGCCCCAGATCAAAGTACAAGAAGGGTGGGTGAATTGtcgatttttctttttgtatcttAAGTAGTTGACTAATTTACTAATTAGTCGACTGAAAATAAAGACAGAATATAAATGAAAGCAGAAgtaaaatacagaaattaaagaCACCcaaatttttatactggttcggatttaATGTGAATCTTactccagtccccttgggttgtaAGGGTATTCTCTCTTCAAAGCTCCTTGAAAGTTTCGTACAATTGTGTTGATGTTATCTCGAACACCAACTTACTTCTGAATCTAAGTACGCTCGTGATACAATGCATCAccaatatttttctctctttcttctctctactgATTACACAGTAAACTTTGCTAAGATTACAATGCTTGTTTAGAGTAGAACAAAGAGTATGAAGTTGGTATGATCAAAGTATATGATTCTTCCTTGATAATCTGCATTATATACTTGAACTTTGGCTTGACGTATTTTTGGCAAACTGTTGAGAGATTTGTGATCCCAAGGGACTTGATTCTTGAGAGATTGCAAACCCAAGGGAGTTGATCCCAGAAAGGAATAATAAAGTGATTCTTTCCAAAAATAAGATATTACTCTTGCTGATTTGCCTTGACTTAGTGGTCTTGATTGGATTTTTCCTTTTCTGAGCAGATATTCACGTTATTTGAATCAAATCAGAACCCTTGATTCCGGCTTTTAATTGTTCTCCTTTGATAGAGGAATCTTCAGTGCATAGTTTTGCGATCTTGAATTCCTTTGATTAAGGTCCTTCCTATAATATCTTCCCTTAATCTTCTACCAAATCCTTGATTGATTTTTCCTTTGAACTTCCGCCACTCCTTCCTTTTTTGTCTCAAATCTTCGATGTTTCCTTTCCATTGCTTTAGGAGTGTCTTCATAATCTTTTACCAAATCCTTGATTGATGTACTTTGCTTCAGGAGTGTTTTTGcacataaaatatatattattttgcaTCATTAAAATAAATATAGATCTAACACTAGAGAGGTGAAAAGGTGAGGGTAGGCGAACATGGCATACATATGATTTGGTATAGGATGTTTTCTCTAAGCATGTATGTGTTGAATACCTTTTTGCCTTTTAGAATAGAGATTCTCTTTAAGGTTTGATAGTAAATTTTCTTTTTCTGATTAAAGGTTGTCCAAAAAATACTAAGAGACAGATGTTGTGCTTGCAACTAAGCTTCAACCAAACATAAAGTTCAGGTGCCTCCTGTTAGGTGGAAAATAACACACCTTTGAGATGGGAGAAATTTACCAGTTTGAGTTGGAACTAAGTTTTATGCaccaaaaatatttcaaaatcttgtCATTAATTAAGTAGTTACAGGCTAGTCTCTTAATAAGCATCGATTGATCATCTGGGTTAAAATTCGTTGATggttaaatattttttgtaatagtATATCTTACGATTAATTAACGTTTGCATAATACGACTGATACAAAAAATTTTAAAGGCCCGAGTAGTATTTTTCCCTAATATATTTAATGGCTTGAGATTGAAAACCAAAAAACTAAGGCAAAGAGCGGGTCGTGCGTCAATTGACTTTTGGTTGCTGTAACAGAAAGGGCTGGTACAACAGTAAAAAATACGCAAAAACTACGCTTTCATCATTTGTTACACAAGCATTCTTCTTGGATCTGCTGATGAGACCTTCCTTATATTGGGTAGTGCACCTGCTACTTCTTATTTATACCATTAAATTCTGAAGTATCTGTTGGGTTTTATATAATAagaaaatggagggaaaagatTTGGAGGGAAACGAAAAGTTTGAAATTGTTTCCTTTACTAATGCAATTTGTCCTTCATCGGATAAGGGAAGAAAATCTTTGTACTTATATAGAGAAGCAcatcttgtagctcttaaagagttgagaagaagtggTGACTCACGCCGTCATTATCGCTctgctcggcttcggcttcatgattgataattttttggacaaaatttatttctcatttttcattatttttttttcctgATATATTTTCGCGGATAATTTCCTAACGCCTAATGAtcgtttttgaaattaaaattcgCGACCAAATAGAAAGGTTTTCTGCCGAAACAGTACCTCATGTGAACAGGTACTTTCGCACCTATTCAACCCAGACTTTTTAGTTATAAATTCAGAGGTTTGGTCTCACTTTCAAACTACCAAAAATTTGCATACTCTCTCCTCTCTTCTTTATTTCTGCACTATCTTTTAAAAGCAAAATGTAAGTATTAGTGTGATTTACTGTCGTTTGTTGAGTTCGACGAGGTTCTGTAATTTCCATTGCCAGTATTACACAATAGTTgttccgttctatcctgggaggaattaaTGCAACAACCTTGGGcaacagtgaggggattaaattccttaaggaaatacaGTTTTCTGTTGGGCTCGGAACGTTCTTCATTTAATTTTATTTCTGTCT
Proteins encoded in this window:
- the LOC107798021 gene encoding uncharacterized protein LOC107798021 isoform X2, with the protein product MRRYKSKSKGIGEMTVGQVEEVAVKMTASAEGEVSEVAGRSKKRKMCDGDLEISSTVACVRSHSEHISVAQESLVTPTSELSSHAALSSNFDDALLASCCASYESSKSLDLEEETVEIATPKSKESVKAELRQIESPTRPHHANSRRRLTAEKMPSETDLEEFFAAAEKDILKRFTKKYNFDFVKEKPLEGHYEWVRSTIKP
- the LOC107798021 gene encoding uncharacterized protein LOC107798021 isoform X1 is translated as MRRYKSKSKGIGEMTVGQVEEVAVKMTASAEGEVSEVAGRSKKRKMCDGDLEISSTVACVRSHSEHISVAQESLVTPTSELSSHAALSSNFDDALLASCCASYESSKSLDLEEETVEIATPKSKESSVKAELRQIESPTRPHHANSRRRLTAEKMPSETDLEEFFAAAEKDILKRFTKKYNFDFVKEKPLEGHYEWVRSTIKP